One region of Pseudanabaena sp. BC1403 genomic DNA includes:
- a CDS encoding class I SAM-dependent rRNA methyltransferase, translated as MSSLPRAIIHRKKVDAVQRFHPWIFSGAIAKMQGEVSDGDLVEAYSEDGKFLAIGLWGMGSIAIKVLSFQPVESMQSLLRDRLQQAFTLRKQLGLVDNPETNCYRLINSEGDGLAGLIIDVYGGTAVLQCHSLGTYRYRQDIAEILKEIYGDRLLAVYDKSSATLSRKSQTQSQDGLLIGEKSADSAEVLEYGHRFIVDWERGQKTGFFLDQRENRRLFGKYAIGKKVLNTFCYSGGFSVYAMAAGAREVHSIDSSVKAMEWTDRNIAANFDADRQAAHTSFAGDVFDFLKQCDRDYDAIVLDPPAFAKSLSARHSAMQAYRRLNLQAMSKLKSGGLLFTFSCSQVVNVENFTGAVTAAAIESGRTIQVLHHLTHPADHPTSIFHPEGAYLKGLVLSVI; from the coding sequence ATGTCATCGTTGCCCCGTGCGATTATTCATCGTAAAAAAGTCGATGCGGTTCAGCGTTTTCACCCTTGGATTTTTTCGGGCGCGATCGCTAAAATGCAAGGCGAAGTCAGTGATGGTGACTTGGTAGAAGCCTATAGCGAAGATGGCAAGTTTTTAGCGATCGGCTTGTGGGGAATGGGTAGCATTGCGATCAAGGTGCTTTCGTTTCAGCCTGTGGAGTCGATGCAGAGTTTATTGCGCGATCGCCTACAGCAAGCGTTTACTTTAAGAAAGCAACTGGGCTTAGTCGATAATCCAGAGACAAATTGCTATCGGTTGATTAATTCTGAAGGGGATGGTTTAGCAGGGTTAATTATTGATGTTTATGGTGGCACGGCGGTTTTGCAATGTCATTCATTGGGAACCTATCGCTATCGTCAGGATATTGCGGAGATATTGAAAGAAATTTATGGCGATCGCTTACTTGCCGTTTACGACAAAAGCTCAGCGACGCTTTCACGCAAATCACAAACTCAGTCTCAAGATGGTTTATTGATCGGAGAGAAATCTGCTGATAGTGCCGAGGTTCTGGAATATGGACATCGCTTTATTGTTGACTGGGAAAGAGGGCAGAAAACAGGTTTTTTCTTAGATCAACGTGAAAATCGGCGTTTGTTTGGCAAGTATGCCATTGGTAAAAAAGTTTTAAATACTTTCTGCTATTCGGGCGGATTTTCGGTGTACGCAATGGCGGCGGGTGCGCGAGAAGTGCATTCGATCGATAGCTCTGTGAAGGCGATGGAATGGACAGATCGCAATATTGCTGCGAATTTTGATGCTGATCGTCAGGCGGCTCATACGTCTTTCGCAGGCGATGTATTTGATTTTCTGAAGCAATGCGATCGCGATTACGATGCGATCGTGCTTGATCCACCTGCTTTTGCCAAAAGCTTATCGGCGCGACATTCAGCAATGCAAGCTTATCGGCGTTTGAATTTGCAGGCTATGTCTAAATTAAAAAGTGGCGGTTTGTTGTTCACTTTCTCCTGTTCTCAGGTAGTGAATGTGGAGAATTTTACAGGAGCAGTGACAGCAGCAGCAATCGAGTCAGGGCGGACGATTCAAGTTTTACATCATCTAACGCATCCTGCGGATCATCCTACGAGTATTTTTCATCCAGAAGGCGCGTATCTTAAAGGCTTAGTTTTGAGCGTTATCTAA
- a CDS encoding Uma2 family endonuclease — MITLTQPKSGSELEQKLDLSFDKFLEQCPEDGRYELVDGKMVKILATRLHYDVAGLIMDAIKDEVKRLQLNYVVNDVAAVLTTNKNGKEQGRHPDVSVINRDVWRSDRQNHRGIREPIQIAVEVVSTNWEDDYIDKLAEYERLGIPEYWIVDYLAIGSRDYLGEPKLPSVFIFTLDTEGKYQLTRFQNSDRLVSPTFPELNLTVAQIMAA; from the coding sequence ATGATTACACTCACTCAACCAAAATCTGGCTCAGAACTAGAACAAAAGCTAGATCTAAGTTTTGATAAATTTTTGGAGCAATGTCCTGAAGATGGTCGCTATGAACTTGTGGATGGCAAAATGGTAAAAATTTTAGCAACCAGACTTCACTACGATGTTGCGGGATTAATCATGGATGCAATTAAGGATGAGGTCAAGCGACTTCAGTTAAACTATGTAGTCAATGATGTTGCTGCGGTTTTAACCACAAATAAAAACGGTAAAGAACAGGGCAGACATCCAGATGTAAGTGTAATTAATCGGGATGTTTGGCGGAGCGATCGCCAAAATCATCGAGGTATTCGCGAACCAATTCAGATTGCTGTTGAGGTGGTGTCCACTAATTGGGAAGATGATTACATTGATAAACTCGCAGAATACGAACGTTTAGGGATTCCTGAGTATTGGATTGTTGATTATTTAGCGATTGGTTCTCGCGACTATCTAGGCGAGCCTAAGCTCCCATCTGTTTTCATATTTACCTTAGATACAGAAGGTAAGTACCAACTAACAAGGTTTCAAAATAGCGATCGCCTAGTTTCGCCAACCTTTCCAGAATTAAATCTCACTGTTGCGCAAATTATGGCTGCTTAG